A genomic stretch from Abyssibacter profundi includes:
- the pip gene encoding prolyl aminopeptidase has translation MKTLYPELPARVTGTLPPEDGHTVWFEESGNPDGIPVVFVHGGPGGGTQPLYRRFFDPDRYRIVLFDQRGCGRSTPHAELEHNNTWALVSDMERLREHLDIKAWVVFGGSWGSTLSLAYSQNHPDRCLAIILRGIFLLRQQELEWFYQDGASRMFPDAWQRYYHAIPEAERDDLLQAYYRRLTHDDPEVRIPAARAWATWEASTSKLIPSDSLVQSFEDAKFAEAFARIEAHYFVHGGFLDHPDQLIHNVERIRHIPGFIVQGRYDVVCPPQTAWDLHRAWPEAEFHMVPDAGHSATEPGIVDRLVDATDRTADRLFGG, from the coding sequence GTGAAAACCCTATATCCCGAACTGCCGGCCCGTGTGACCGGCACCCTGCCCCCCGAAGACGGCCACACCGTGTGGTTCGAAGAGTCGGGCAACCCGGACGGAATTCCCGTGGTGTTCGTGCATGGCGGCCCCGGTGGCGGCACCCAGCCGCTGTACCGCCGCTTTTTCGATCCCGACCGCTATCGCATCGTGCTGTTCGACCAGCGCGGCTGCGGTCGGTCCACGCCCCACGCCGAGCTGGAACACAACAACACCTGGGCGCTGGTCAGCGACATGGAGCGACTGCGCGAGCACTTGGACATCAAGGCCTGGGTCGTGTTTGGCGGCTCCTGGGGCTCGACACTGTCGCTGGCCTACTCGCAAAACCATCCCGACCGCTGCCTGGCCATCATTCTGCGCGGCATTTTCCTGCTGCGGCAGCAGGAGCTGGAATGGTTTTATCAGGACGGTGCCAGCCGCATGTTTCCCGATGCCTGGCAGCGTTACTACCACGCCATTCCGGAAGCGGAACGCGATGACCTGCTGCAGGCCTACTACCGCCGCCTGACCCACGACGACCCCGAGGTTCGTATCCCGGCGGCCCGCGCCTGGGCTACCTGGGAGGCCTCGACCAGCAAGCTCATCCCCAGCGATTCGCTGGTGCAGTCTTTTGAGGATGCCAAGTTCGCAGAAGCCTTTGCCCGCATCGAGGCCCACTACTTCGTGCATGGCGGGTTTCTCGACCACCCTGACCAGCTCATCCACAACGTGGAGCGCATCCGCCACATCCCGGGCTTTATCGTCCAGGGCCGTTACGACGTGGTCTGCCCGCCGCAAACGGCCTGGGACCTGCATCGGGCCTGGCCGGAAGCCGAGTTCCACATGGTGCCGGATGCCGGCCATTCGGCCACCGAGCCCGGCATCGTCGACCGACTGGTGGATGCCACCGACCGCACGGCCGATCGCCTGTTCGGGGGCTAA
- a CDS encoding aminotransferase class V-fold PLP-dependent enzyme: MYTAAFSRFLADPERLHFAAHSHHPWPDVARDAQLQAWDDAARWIDAKWEPVFDTVVPTAQRHIARLLKLPAAESVVFAPNLHEFVLRLASTVQRQPMRVLTTDSEFHSFARQLARWEEAGLATAVRVPVAPFDSFQSRWAEAAAGAFDLVYLSQVFFNSGFVVPDLPAAVAAVQSPEAVVAIDGYHAFMAMEVDCSTIAHRAFYLAGGYKYAMAGEGACFMHCPPGWGERPVNTGWFAGFDGLSGAQQGVAYAANAMRFAGSTFDPTALYRFNAVQGWLEQQHLTPGLIHLHVETLQQQLLDGLPAGGLTRDMLVPPEPHSRGNFLTFRTPMAATLHQRLAEAGVMTDVRGDRLRFGFGIYQTGPDVVALLRRLASLAD; encoded by the coding sequence ATGTATACCGCTGCCTTCTCCCGTTTTCTGGCCGACCCCGAGCGGCTGCACTTTGCCGCCCATAGCCACCATCCCTGGCCGGATGTCGCGCGCGATGCCCAGCTGCAGGCCTGGGATGATGCCGCGCGCTGGATCGACGCCAAATGGGAGCCGGTGTTCGACACTGTAGTGCCCACCGCGCAGCGGCACATCGCCCGGCTGCTCAAGCTGCCCGCGGCGGAGAGCGTGGTATTCGCCCCCAACCTGCATGAGTTTGTCCTGCGGCTGGCCAGCACGGTGCAGCGTCAGCCCATGCGCGTGCTGACCACCGATAGCGAGTTCCACTCCTTTGCCCGTCAGCTGGCGCGCTGGGAGGAAGCGGGCCTGGCCACGGCGGTGCGCGTGCCGGTGGCCCCCTTCGACAGTTTCCAGTCGCGCTGGGCCGAGGCCGCCGCCGGCGCGTTCGATCTGGTCTACCTGTCGCAGGTGTTCTTCAACTCCGGCTTTGTGGTGCCGGATCTACCGGCGGCGGTGGCCGCCGTGCAATCGCCCGAAGCGGTTGTCGCCATCGATGGCTACCACGCCTTCATGGCGATGGAGGTGGATTGCTCGACCATCGCCCACCGGGCGTTCTACCTGGCCGGTGGATACAAGTACGCCATGGCGGGAGAGGGGGCCTGTTTCATGCACTGCCCCCCTGGCTGGGGCGAGCGGCCGGTCAACACGGGCTGGTTTGCGGGGTTCGACGGATTATCGGGTGCCCAGCAGGGCGTGGCCTATGCCGCGAATGCCATGCGCTTTGCCGGGTCCACCTTCGACCCGACGGCCTTGTACCGCTTCAATGCCGTGCAGGGGTGGTTGGAGCAGCAGCACCTGACGCCGGGACTCATCCATCTGCATGTCGAAACCCTGCAGCAGCAGTTGCTCGATGGCCTGCCGGCGGGTGGACTGACGCGCGACATGCTGGTGCCGCCCGAGCCGCATTCGCGCGGCAATTTTCTGACCTTTCGCACGCCGATGGCCGCCACGCTGCACCAGCGCCTGGCCGAGGCTGGGGTCATGACCGATGTGCGAGGTGACCGCCTGCGTTTCGGGTTCGGGATCTACCAGACCGGCCCGGACGTGGTGGCCTTGCTCAGGCGGCTGGCCTCGCTCGCGGACTGA
- a CDS encoding phosphohydrolase codes for MTPLDLALIALDDGLKPYQAALGTDLVAYRNHCARVLHAFDSLVSDETAMRQAAVATIYHDLGIWTHGTLDYLDPSADLARDALVEMGEPGWVDPVVAMVVWHHKLRPYTGPHADVAEPYRRADSADVMLGLVRYGIDGEVLRAGRARFANAGFHKRLMQLGGRRFLRKPWSPLPMFRW; via the coding sequence ATGACACCGCTGGATCTTGCACTGATCGCGCTGGACGACGGGCTGAAGCCATACCAGGCGGCGCTGGGTACCGATCTGGTGGCCTACCGCAACCACTGTGCGCGTGTGCTGCACGCATTCGACTCGCTGGTCAGTGACGAGACCGCCATGCGACAGGCCGCGGTGGCCACGATCTACCACGACCTCGGCATCTGGACGCACGGCACGCTGGATTATCTGGACCCTTCAGCCGACCTGGCGCGCGACGCTCTGGTCGAGATGGGTGAGCCCGGCTGGGTGGATCCAGTCGTGGCCATGGTGGTCTGGCACCACAAGCTCCGGCCTTATACCGGCCCGCATGCCGATGTGGCCGAGCCCTACCGGCGGGCGGATTCCGCCGATGTCATGTTGGGGCTGGTGCGTTATGGCATCGACGGCGAGGTGCTGCGGGCGGGGCGCGCCCGCTTCGCCAACGCCGGCTTTCACAAGCGGTTGATGCAATTGGGCGGCCGGCGCTTTCTGCGCAAGCCCTGGTCACCGCTGCCGATGTTCCGCTGGTAA